A section of the Bacillus spongiae genome encodes:
- a CDS encoding HAD family hydrolase, protein MEKAMIFDMDGTLFQTHKILEISLEDTFNHLRSIDLWDSETPINKYKSIMGVPLPVVWETLLPNHDKSIHKYTDEYFLERLIENIERGKGALYPNVAELFSYLKNEDYAIFIASNGLTKYLQAIVRHYGLDQWVTETFSIQLIDSLDKADLVKLIVEKYDIKQAAVVGDRLSDILAAKRNGFKAVGCQFDFAQADELAQADLIIEDLLEIQSILGSDNKSQLLPL, encoded by the coding sequence ATGGAAAAAGCAATGATTTTCGACATGGATGGTACATTATTTCAAACACATAAAATTTTAGAAATTTCACTAGAAGATACATTCAATCACTTACGATCTATCGATTTATGGGATTCAGAAACACCAATTAATAAATATAAAAGCATTATGGGTGTTCCTTTACCCGTCGTGTGGGAAACGCTATTACCAAACCATGATAAAAGCATACATAAATATACAGATGAATATTTTCTAGAAAGATTAATAGAAAACATAGAAAGAGGTAAAGGTGCGTTATACCCAAATGTAGCAGAACTATTTAGCTATTTAAAAAATGAAGACTATGCCATTTTTATTGCTAGCAATGGGTTAACAAAGTACCTTCAGGCGATTGTTCGTCATTATGGACTAGATCAATGGGTGACAGAAACATTTAGTATTCAACTAATTGACTCTCTTGATAAAGCAGATTTAGTGAAGCTAATTGTAGAGAAATATGACATAAAGCAGGCTGCAGTTGTTGGAGATAGACTGTCAGATATTCTTGCTGCGAAACGTAATGGATTCAAAGCAGTGGGCTGTCAGTTTGATTTTGCCCAAGCCGATGAACTAGCGCAAGCAGATTTGATCATTGAAGATTTATTGGAGATTCAATCCATTTTAGGAAGCGATAACAAATCGCAGTTACTACCATTGTAG
- a CDS encoding O-methyltransferase, whose translation MNKQWSEVDHYITHHLIKEDATLEEVLEANKAAGLPAVDVAPNQAKFLYILALIKGAKRILEIGTLGGYSTIWLAKALPKDGKLLTLEYNPKHVEVATANITNAGVADLVDIITGPALDTLSSLYYNESSKFDLIFIDADKENNAEYLKWAIKLSKKGTVIIGDNVVRKGEVTNSSSSDRKVQGIRRYYEALGQTPNLISTAIQTVGEKGYDGFSIGVVK comes from the coding sequence ATGAATAAGCAATGGAGTGAAGTTGATCATTATATTACGCATCATTTAATTAAAGAGGATGCTACCTTAGAAGAAGTGCTTGAAGCAAATAAAGCAGCGGGGCTTCCAGCAGTAGATGTTGCACCAAATCAAGCCAAATTTCTCTATATACTTGCCCTCATAAAAGGAGCAAAACGAATCCTAGAAATCGGTACACTAGGAGGCTACAGTACAATTTGGCTTGCAAAAGCTCTACCGAAGGATGGGAAGCTTCTGACATTAGAATACAACCCAAAGCATGTAGAGGTAGCAACGGCAAATATAACAAACGCTGGTGTAGCGGACCTTGTTGACATTATAACGGGTCCTGCCCTTGATACACTATCTTCATTATATTACAATGAATCAAGTAAATTTGATTTAATTTTTATCGATGCAGATAAAGAAAATAATGCCGAATATTTAAAATGGGCGATAAAATTATCGAAAAAAGGAACGGTTATTATCGGGGACAATGTTGTTCGAAAAGGAGAGGTAACCAATTCTTCAAGTTCTGATCGTAAAGTTCAAGGAATCCGCCGCTATTATGAAGCCCTAGGACAAACCCCGAATCTCATTTCTACAGCAATTCAAACAGTTGGAGAAAAAGGGTATGATGGTTTTTCTATTGGGGTGGTGAAATAA
- a CDS encoding SgrR family transcriptional regulator, with protein MKSYTYMQMRAKFYPREHDQHVTFKLKELETLWYCSQKNVKRKLKQFAEQALLAYQPGKGRGNPSIIRFSHPFQEEVKAEVLQLVANDQLEDIIQLFQLPIPKTWIMNVSKEVQKLFGFQHSHSETDLLRTIMTRKLTTLDPLNASITFETYLLQQLGDRLVTYNQELDIVKPHIAHHWEVENDYRTWIFHLRKSIKFHNHHVLTSKDVKYTFERFRDHSSPHFWLVEDIESITCESPYTIRFTLKQSNPLFIRYVSSHNLCILPINEPFDEYSWIGTGPFQLEKRTDSLLSLKAFDDYFLTRPLLDRVEIYRVPLETTTSITYKVEDEEGEHPLQKQSLEVGFRFLAFNFTKQSIVHHPSFRMAMYHLFDMKRLWEDLGRSVLFEASSYFYWKSSQSSLQKEAVKALLHAAGYNGKPLSLYTSDKTDYVEEAQWLKKEASKVGVTIDITTFSIEEYYDSKIEENADLIIHGEVASIDYHLSFMGAFLNKALLFNRLLSNHQLDRLEIYFNKMKQAENGRVRDEWVDAAEHYIKEENLFLYLYHPIKHRSFHPMIQNIQFDSFGYVDFNQLWINDQK; from the coding sequence ATGAAGAGCTATACATACATGCAGATGAGGGCTAAATTCTATCCGAGAGAGCATGATCAGCACGTTACATTCAAATTAAAAGAATTGGAGACTTTATGGTACTGCTCTCAAAAGAATGTGAAGAGGAAACTTAAACAATTTGCTGAGCAAGCGTTGCTCGCCTATCAACCTGGTAAAGGAAGAGGAAATCCATCCATCATTCGTTTTTCCCACCCTTTTCAAGAGGAAGTGAAGGCTGAAGTCCTTCAATTAGTAGCAAATGATCAGCTAGAAGACATTATTCAACTATTTCAGCTTCCCATTCCGAAAACGTGGATTATGAATGTTTCAAAAGAAGTACAAAAGCTATTCGGGTTTCAGCATTCACATTCTGAAACTGATTTGCTACGAACCATTATGACGAGAAAATTAACAACACTCGATCCCTTAAACGCTTCTATTACCTTTGAGACATACTTATTACAACAATTGGGAGATCGCTTAGTAACATATAATCAAGAATTAGACATTGTTAAGCCTCATATCGCACATCATTGGGAAGTAGAAAACGATTACCGAACCTGGATTTTTCACTTACGGAAGAGCATTAAATTTCATAACCACCATGTGCTAACGAGTAAAGACGTAAAATATACATTTGAGCGTTTCCGTGACCATTCTTCACCGCATTTCTGGCTTGTTGAGGATATCGAGAGCATCACTTGTGAATCTCCTTACACAATACGTTTTACCCTTAAACAGTCGAACCCACTTTTTATTCGGTATGTTAGTTCTCATAACTTGTGCATTTTACCGATTAATGAACCTTTTGATGAATATTCATGGATAGGAACTGGACCTTTTCAACTCGAGAAACGTACGGATTCATTGCTTTCTTTAAAAGCATTCGATGACTATTTTTTAACAAGACCATTATTAGATAGAGTTGAAATTTATCGTGTACCATTAGAAACGACCACTTCTATTACGTATAAAGTTGAAGACGAAGAAGGAGAACACCCCCTCCAAAAGCAATCGCTTGAAGTAGGATTTCGCTTTTTAGCCTTTAACTTTACGAAACAATCTATTGTCCATCACCCTTCCTTTCGAATGGCTATGTACCATTTATTTGACATGAAACGGCTCTGGGAGGATTTAGGTCGTTCGGTTCTTTTTGAAGCATCCAGTTATTTTTATTGGAAATCTAGTCAGTCATCGTTACAAAAGGAAGCAGTTAAAGCACTATTGCATGCTGCTGGGTATAATGGAAAGCCTCTCTCACTGTACACTTCTGACAAAACAGACTATGTAGAGGAAGCCCAGTGGTTGAAGAAGGAAGCAAGTAAAGTAGGCGTAACAATTGACATCACCACTTTTTCAATTGAAGAGTATTATGATTCTAAAATTGAAGAAAATGCTGACCTTATCATTCACGGTGAAGTCGCTTCAATAGACTATCATCTTTCGTTTATGGGTGCTTTTCTCAATAAAGCGTTATTATTTAACCGTCTATTATCAAACCATCAACTCGACCGGTTAGAAATCTATTTTAATAAAATGAAACAAGCTGAAAATGGCAGAGTAAGAGATGAATGGGTCGATGCAGCAGAACATTATATAAAAGAAGAAAATTTATTTTTATACCTTTATCATCCAATCAAGCATCGTTCCTTTCATCCGATGATTCAAAACATTCAATTTGATTCATTTGGCTATGTTGATTTTAATCAGTTATGGATTAACGACCAAAAATAA
- a CDS encoding NIPSNAP family protein, translating to MFYRRKFYIVKNEFVEPFNHLFNNINLPNQLKYGSRLVGRWMKDNNNGTVEIFAIWEYDSYEDYVEIEKNVRSDKAHLKRIKDWYEKNGGREFVQKKYFLEVRNEALESTV from the coding sequence TTGTTTTATAGAAGAAAGTTTTATATTGTGAAGAATGAATTTGTAGAACCATTTAATCATCTTTTCAACAACATAAATCTGCCTAATCAACTTAAATACGGATCTCGTTTAGTCGGCCGATGGATGAAGGATAATAATAATGGCACTGTAGAAATTTTTGCTATATGGGAATACGACAGTTATGAAGATTATGTAGAAATTGAAAAGAATGTTCGAAGTGATAAAGCACATCTTAAACGTATAAAGGATTGGTATGAAAAAAATGGAGGAAGAGAATTTGTCCAAAAGAAATACTTTTTAGAAGTGAGAAATGAAGCTTTAGAGTCTACTGTTTAA
- a CDS encoding C45 family peptidase — protein MSELLVNVIQIRDTSFNIGLKFGKNIQNSPLLKVFDSITKPEIDYKNVQAIFSTLAAHLLEELEGLASGLEVSTKKSASLFSGYDVPRTEAMGCSAIITKDYYVRNYDFSPDLYDGVFSLVQSEAAFATAGYNLQILGRHDGINQKGLVIGLHFVSNNGYSKGISPWTAIRMVLDICSSVDDAIQMLKEIPHSACYNFSLGDPMGNIAVVEASPDKVLVRQGQSLLSCVNHFQDEKLKNNNRLSIEGSVKRDNFIQEISKKNLPHQKMFDHLKDINSPLYFTDYENLFGTMHTLSYSFEHSRIKTTIAQGDHVLDFNFQDWVDGEDLKEERLRGKLDSYFISN, from the coding sequence ATGTCGGAGCTTTTAGTAAATGTGATTCAAATAAGAGATACTTCATTTAATATTGGGTTGAAATTCGGTAAGAATATACAAAATAGTCCACTGTTAAAAGTTTTTGACTCAATTACAAAACCAGAAATAGACTATAAGAATGTACAAGCCATTTTTTCTACCCTAGCTGCTCATTTACTTGAAGAGTTGGAAGGATTAGCTAGTGGGTTAGAGGTGTCTACTAAAAAGTCGGCTTCCTTGTTTAGTGGCTATGATGTGCCGAGGACAGAAGCCATGGGCTGTTCTGCAATCATTACAAAAGATTATTATGTAAGGAATTATGATTTTTCTCCGGATTTATATGATGGGGTATTTAGTTTAGTTCAATCGGAAGCTGCTTTTGCAACAGCAGGTTATAATCTTCAAATTTTAGGTAGGCATGATGGAATAAACCAAAAGGGGTTAGTGATAGGATTACACTTTGTTAGTAATAATGGGTACTCAAAAGGAATATCTCCTTGGACTGCAATTAGGATGGTTTTGGATATATGTTCTTCAGTCGATGATGCAATTCAAATGCTAAAAGAAATTCCGCATTCAGCTTGTTATAATTTTTCACTTGGTGACCCAATGGGCAATATTGCAGTAGTAGAAGCTAGTCCAGATAAAGTGCTTGTAAGACAAGGACAATCATTATTATCTTGTGTTAATCATTTTCAGGACGAGAAGTTAAAAAATAACAATAGACTATCTATTGAAGGTTCGGTAAAACGAGATAACTTTATTCAAGAAATATCTAAGAAAAACCTCCCACATCAAAAAATGTTTGATCATTTAAAAGACATAAATTCACCATTATACTTTACTGATTATGAAAATTTATTTGGAACTATGCATACTTTATCATACTCTTTTGAGCATTCTAGAATTAAGACGACGATTGCACAAGGTGACCATGTCTTAGATTTCAATTTTCAAGATTGGGTTGATGGCGAGGATTTAAAGGAAGAAAGACTAAGAGGTAAATTAGATTCATATTTTATTTCTAATTAA
- a CDS encoding aspartate aminotransferase family protein: MRMFEWENLVKEMPDLLAPSMAKDHPNLPVVKEEGCYYYGADGKEYLDFTSGIAVTNVGHRHPKVVQAIKDAADSLTHGPSGVIMYESILRLAKELAKVLPGELDHFFFANSGTEAIEGAIKLAKYVKKRPYVISFTGCFHGRTMGALSVSTSKSKYRKWMQPSGLVYQLPYANVKEVPVGEEPVSYVVEKLEQDVSKLFKYQVHPDEVACMIVEPVLGEGGYIIPPTEWLHKVREICDKFGILLIFDEVQTGFGRTGNWFAAQTFDVQPDIMAIAKGIANGLPLSATVASKELMKQWPLGSHGTTFGGNPISCAAALAVLEVIKEEELLKNTQEVGEFAVHALQQLKVKHSIIGEIRAVGLMIGIEIVHPGTGESDGEALMRILDLCLEEGVLFYFCGPNHEVIRMIPPLSVTKQQIQTGIDMLARAIERYEQEGRK, encoded by the coding sequence ATGAGAATGTTCGAATGGGAGAATTTAGTGAAAGAAATGCCGGATTTACTAGCACCTAGTATGGCAAAAGATCATCCAAATTTGCCAGTAGTAAAAGAAGAAGGCTGTTATTATTACGGAGCAGATGGAAAAGAATATTTAGATTTTACATCGGGAATTGCTGTTACGAATGTAGGGCATCGCCACCCAAAGGTAGTTCAGGCGATAAAGGATGCGGCAGATTCACTTACACATGGCCCTTCTGGAGTAATTATGTACGAGTCGATATTACGCTTAGCAAAGGAATTGGCGAAGGTTCTTCCAGGAGAACTAGATCATTTCTTTTTTGCAAATAGCGGAACGGAAGCGATTGAAGGAGCTATAAAGCTAGCGAAATATGTGAAGAAACGACCTTACGTGATCTCATTTACAGGCTGCTTTCACGGACGAACAATGGGAGCATTAAGTGTAAGCACATCAAAAAGTAAATATCGGAAATGGATGCAACCCTCTGGGCTTGTTTATCAACTTCCATATGCTAATGTAAAGGAAGTACCCGTTGGCGAAGAACCGGTTTCATATGTTGTAGAAAAATTGGAACAAGATGTTTCAAAGTTATTTAAGTACCAAGTACATCCTGACGAAGTGGCCTGTATGATTGTTGAACCAGTTTTAGGTGAAGGGGGCTACATTATTCCTCCAACAGAATGGTTACACAAGGTTCGTGAAATTTGCGACAAGTTTGGTATATTGCTTATTTTTGATGAAGTCCAAACAGGATTTGGCCGAACGGGCAATTGGTTTGCAGCCCAAACATTCGATGTACAACCAGATATTATGGCCATTGCAAAGGGAATTGCCAATGGGCTCCCTTTAAGTGCTACCGTTGCTTCAAAAGAGTTAATGAAACAGTGGCCATTAGGATCCCACGGAACAACATTCGGAGGGAATCCCATTTCATGTGCTGCTGCATTAGCTGTGCTTGAAGTGATAAAAGAAGAGGAGTTACTAAAAAATACCCAAGAAGTTGGGGAATTTGCCGTACATGCTTTACAACAATTAAAAGTGAAACACTCGATCATTGGTGAAATACGTGCTGTAGGGCTAATGATCGGTATCGAAATCGTCCACCCGGGCACAGGGGAATCAGATGGAGAAGCTTTAATGCGCATACTAGATCTCTGTCTAGAAGAGGGGGTATTATTTTATTTCTGTGGACCAAATCATGAGGTTATTCGAATGATTCCACCGTTAAGTGTGACGAAACAACAAATACAAACAGGTATTGATATGCTCGCTAGAGCCATTGAACGATATGAACAAGAAGGAAGGAAATGA
- a CDS encoding YjiH family protein, with product MDVEKESYIKLEEKEQILQKGFWGFFIPSFLGVLLFLVPFSFQGEITIGVGVFATYVHSVFLSYLPSFMTGIMFLSIVFSLLTKGFQPKWIIQHPFFNSLFNISNLWLMIRMIGVLFSCFTLWEIGPEWVWSDVTGGTMLNVLIPVLTTWFLFAGLLMPLLLEFGLMDFIGVLLRKIMVPLFTLPGRSAIDAVASWMGSGTVGVLITIKQYEAGYYSKREAAVIATNFSVASIAFSLVIIQFIGLEHMFVPFYLTVFIAGSLAAIICPRIPPLSRKEDTYYELVGKQINEDVSTGKSSFASGVEQAIKKAEQVKSFTNIFKQGVQNVLDIWFGLIPLVMALGTLALVVAEYTPLFTILAYPIVPILTLLQLPEAQAAAPAMIVGFADMFLPAVLGSGIESELTRFVVAVMSLTQLIYMSEIGILLLKSKIPLRFSELLIIFIQRTFITLPVATVIGHILY from the coding sequence ATGGACGTAGAGAAAGAGAGTTATATTAAATTAGAGGAAAAAGAACAAATCTTACAGAAGGGCTTTTGGGGATTTTTTATCCCATCATTTTTAGGTGTTCTTCTTTTTTTAGTCCCTTTTTCATTTCAAGGGGAGATCACAATTGGGGTTGGTGTATTTGCTACATATGTACATTCCGTTTTCTTATCCTATTTGCCTAGTTTTATGACGGGGATTATGTTTCTGTCCATCGTTTTTTCCTTATTGACAAAGGGTTTTCAGCCGAAATGGATTATCCAGCATCCGTTTTTCAATAGTTTATTTAATATTAGTAATCTTTGGTTAATGATTCGGATGATAGGAGTACTATTTTCTTGTTTTACTCTATGGGAAATTGGTCCTGAATGGGTTTGGTCTGATGTAACAGGCGGAACGATGTTAAATGTTCTCATTCCAGTCTTAACTACATGGTTTTTATTTGCTGGACTGTTAATGCCCCTTTTACTAGAGTTTGGATTAATGGATTTTATCGGAGTGCTGCTGCGAAAAATAATGGTTCCATTATTTACATTACCCGGACGTTCAGCTATTGATGCGGTAGCATCTTGGATGGGGAGTGGAACAGTAGGTGTTTTAATTACGATTAAGCAATATGAAGCAGGGTACTACTCAAAAAGAGAGGCAGCGGTGATTGCTACTAATTTTTCGGTTGCATCAATTGCCTTCAGTCTCGTGATTATCCAGTTCATCGGGCTTGAGCATATGTTTGTTCCATTTTATTTAACGGTATTTATCGCAGGTAGTTTAGCCGCCATTATTTGCCCAAGAATTCCTCCATTATCTAGAAAAGAAGATACTTATTATGAACTTGTTGGAAAACAAATAAATGAAGATGTTTCAACTGGAAAATCTAGTTTTGCGTCAGGTGTTGAACAAGCGATCAAGAAAGCAGAACAGGTAAAGAGTTTTACAAATATTTTTAAGCAAGGGGTTCAAAATGTATTGGATATTTGGTTTGGTTTAATCCCACTTGTTATGGCACTAGGTACATTAGCTCTAGTTGTGGCTGAATATACGCCGTTGTTTACTATTTTAGCCTACCCAATCGTCCCAATTCTTACGTTATTGCAGCTTCCTGAAGCACAAGCCGCAGCACCCGCAATGATTGTTGGCTTTGCCGATATGTTTTTACCTGCTGTTCTTGGTAGTGGAATTGAAAGTGAATTAACGAGATTTGTTGTGGCGGTCATGTCTTTAACACAGCTCATCTATATGTCTGAAATTGGGATATTGTTGCTAAAGTCTAAAATCCCTTTGCGCTTCTCGGAGCTCTTAATCATTTTTATTCAGCGTACGTTCATCACTTTACCTGTGGCAACTGTCATTGGTCATATATTGTATTAA
- a CDS encoding heavy metal translocating P-type ATPase — translation MSSENKVASLPITGMTCAACANRIGKGLNKVEGVEESNVNFALEKATIQYDPERADVADFKKKVEDLGYEVKTEKQEFDITGMTCAACSSRIEKVLNKQEGVTEANVNLALERATVEYIPDIIDTKDIIQKVDSLGYGATIKEGNEQTDQRESFYEKQKRTFILSLILSLPLLWSMVSHFEFTSFIYLPEALMNPWVQMALATPVQFIIGRQFYVGAYKALKNKSANMDVLVALGTSAAYFYSVYLSIESIGRTEGMVELYFETSAILITLILLGKLFEAKAKGRSSEAIKKLMGLQAKTALVIRDGEEKTIALEEVVEGDILVVKPGEKIPVDGEIIEGRTAIDESMITGESVPVDKTVGDAVIGATLNKNGSLKMKARKVGKDTALAQIIKVVEEAQGSKAPIQRLADYISGIFVPIVVVIAILTFIVWIVWIEPGNVGEAIEKLIAVLVIACPCALGLATPTSIMAGSGRAAEYGILFKGGEHLETTHRITTVLLDKTGTVTNGQPVLTDVLVEDSIDETTFLSYVGAVEKSSEHPLAQAIVEGIEEKGLPLADAQHFEAIPGYGVRAEIEGDSIQIGTRNLMKQNGVDIQHVLSEMEGLEKQGKTAMLVAINGKYVGMLAVADTIKDTSESAISRLKEMGLEVVMITGDNQRTAEAIGSEAGVDRVIAEVLPEDKANEVLKLQEEGKVVAMVGDGINDAPALAVADIGMAIGTGTDVAMEAADITLIRGDLNSIADSIFMSKKTIKNIKQNLFWAFAYNTLGIPIAAIGLLAPWVAGAAMAFSSVSVVLNSLRLQRIKL, via the coding sequence ATGAGTAGTGAAAATAAAGTAGCCAGTCTCCCCATTACAGGCATGACCTGTGCAGCTTGTGCCAATCGAATTGGAAAAGGCTTAAATAAGGTAGAAGGGGTGGAAGAGTCCAATGTAAATTTTGCATTAGAGAAAGCCACCATTCAATATGATCCAGAGCGTGCTGATGTAGCTGATTTCAAAAAAAAGGTGGAGGACCTTGGCTACGAGGTGAAAACAGAAAAACAAGAATTTGATATTACGGGCATGACCTGTGCGGCTTGTTCGTCAAGAATCGAAAAAGTGTTAAATAAGCAGGAAGGAGTAACAGAAGCAAATGTGAACCTTGCTTTAGAGCGAGCAACGGTTGAGTATATTCCTGACATCATTGACACGAAGGATATTATTCAAAAAGTTGATAGCCTTGGGTATGGAGCTACAATAAAAGAAGGAAATGAACAAACAGACCAACGCGAAAGTTTTTATGAAAAACAAAAACGAACATTCATTCTTTCTCTTATTCTTTCTCTCCCATTACTTTGGTCGATGGTGAGTCATTTTGAGTTTACGTCATTCATTTATTTACCAGAAGCGTTAATGAATCCATGGGTTCAAATGGCATTAGCAACACCTGTCCAATTTATCATCGGTCGCCAGTTTTATGTAGGAGCTTACAAAGCACTTAAAAATAAAAGCGCCAACATGGATGTATTAGTGGCTCTAGGCACATCGGCTGCTTACTTCTATAGTGTATATTTATCGATTGAATCAATCGGACGTACAGAGGGTATGGTAGAGTTGTATTTTGAAACAAGTGCCATTCTTATTACGTTAATCCTCCTTGGTAAACTATTTGAAGCAAAAGCAAAAGGACGTTCATCAGAAGCAATCAAGAAGTTGATGGGTTTACAAGCAAAAACTGCTTTAGTGATTCGCGATGGGGAAGAGAAAACGATTGCATTAGAAGAAGTCGTTGAAGGAGATATACTTGTCGTAAAGCCTGGTGAAAAAATTCCAGTTGATGGTGAAATTATTGAGGGCCGCACAGCTATCGATGAATCCATGATTACTGGGGAAAGTGTCCCTGTTGATAAAACAGTTGGGGATGCAGTCATTGGCGCCACTTTGAATAAAAATGGTTCTTTAAAAATGAAAGCACGAAAAGTAGGGAAGGATACCGCACTAGCACAAATTATTAAAGTGGTCGAAGAAGCACAAGGATCGAAAGCGCCAATTCAGCGCCTAGCGGATTACATCTCAGGTATTTTTGTTCCGATCGTTGTTGTCATTGCGATACTCACCTTTATTGTTTGGATTGTGTGGATTGAGCCTGGAAATGTTGGTGAAGCAATCGAAAAATTAATAGCTGTATTAGTCATTGCCTGTCCATGTGCACTTGGTTTAGCGACACCGACCTCCATTATGGCGGGGTCCGGACGAGCGGCTGAATATGGAATTTTATTTAAAGGTGGAGAACATTTAGAAACGACTCATCGAATTACAACCGTATTGCTTGATAAAACAGGAACGGTAACGAATGGTCAACCCGTCTTAACGGACGTGTTAGTTGAAGATTCAATCGATGAAACGACATTTTTATCCTATGTAGGTGCTGTTGAAAAATCTTCAGAGCATCCTCTCGCACAGGCAATTGTCGAAGGGATTGAGGAAAAGGGACTACCACTGGCAGATGCACAGCATTTTGAAGCGATTCCAGGTTACGGTGTGCGTGCCGAAATTGAGGGTGATTCCATCCAAATTGGAACAAGAAACTTGATGAAACAAAATGGTGTTGACATACAACACGTTCTATCTGAAATGGAAGGCTTAGAAAAACAAGGTAAAACAGCCATGCTCGTTGCGATTAATGGGAAGTACGTTGGAATGTTGGCGGTAGCTGATACCATTAAGGATACATCTGAGTCGGCGATCAGTCGCTTGAAAGAGATGGGACTCGAAGTCGTGATGATTACAGGAGACAATCAAAGGACAGCAGAAGCGATTGGCTCTGAAGCGGGAGTAGATCGTGTTATCGCAGAAGTACTTCCTGAGGATAAGGCGAACGAAGTACTAAAGCTTCAAGAAGAAGGAAAAGTGGTTGCCATGGTTGGTGATGGAATAAATGATGCACCAGCATTAGCCGTTGCGGATATTGGAATGGCCATTGGAACGGGTACGGATGTTGCAATGGAGGCTGCTGATATCACCCTAATTCGTGGAGATTTAAACAGCATTGCTGATAGTATATTTATGAGTAAGAAAACAATAAAAAATATTAAGCAAAATCTATTTTGGGCCTTCGCCTATAATACATTAGGTATCCCTATTGCCGCCATCGGGCTGCTCGCCCCATGGGTTGCCGGCGCTGCCATGGCCTTTAGCTCTGTTTCAGTCGTACTAAATTCGTTGCGCTTACAAAGAATAAAGCTATAA
- the copZ gene encoding copper chaperone CopZ, which translates to MANTILNVEGMSCGHCVNAIEGSVGKLKGVNSVQVDLKAGKVHVDFNEAEVNLNQISETIDDQGYDVKKASV; encoded by the coding sequence ATGGCAAATACAATTTTAAATGTTGAAGGAATGTCTTGTGGACATTGTGTGAACGCAATTGAAGGAAGCGTTGGGAAATTAAAAGGAGTTAACTCCGTACAAGTAGATTTAAAAGCAGGAAAAGTTCATGTTGACTTTAATGAAGCAGAAGTAAATCTCAATCAAATTAGTGAAACGATTGATGATCAAGGCTATGATGTAAAAAAAGCATCCGTGTAG
- a CDS encoding metal-sensitive transcriptional regulator: MEGHRKSHHSDTVKKNLVTRLNRIEGQIRGIKGLIEKDTYCDDVITQISATQSALNSVAKLLLEGHMKTCVLERIQDGDEEIVDEFMITVQKLMKK; encoded by the coding sequence ATGGAGGGTCATCGCAAGAGTCACCACTCAGATACAGTTAAAAAAAATTTAGTGACCCGATTGAATCGAATCGAAGGACAAATTCGCGGGATTAAAGGATTAATTGAAAAAGATACGTATTGTGATGATGTTATTACACAAATTTCAGCTACACAATCCGCATTAAATAGTGTCGCTAAGCTTTTATTAGAAGGTCATATGAAAACATGTGTACTAGAGCGTATACAAGATGGCGATGAGGAAATTGTAGATGAATTTATGATTACAGTTCAAAAATTAATGAAAAAATAA